One stretch of Scatophagus argus isolate fScaArg1 chromosome 18, fScaArg1.pri, whole genome shotgun sequence DNA includes these proteins:
- the LOC124049543 gene encoding centrosome and spindle pole-associated protein 1 isoform X1: protein MPPASAGQGICPNPDRGLGLNLLLGTNYERKKNKLNQDLQLDYKHYVATKKDLKTTEPHPQPQGLSLPIDDKRSVQDKLREERNKEYNLFLQEQAQIRKFKRGTLPITLKPGQIQSSDTVFNTYPNAHSPLREPPASRRDAATLTEAADDGKRTSTWGPGHRGRRRWQLYRRREPYSSEEELSTDREEEFELRHRRKQDRHTPEPEYKEGRKSRQHRANRTPQDMMEVEAPDVHDQNNNVENNKSDLKMPDSMKMAARSRPATSKDKTEFATGLIIGAKEESTASQMRKEQYKQELLKQIAEQQRNKIREKKFELRVAATGATDPEKEPDRIKQFGAVKQQFDSWRRDVPYKPGIDLEAVEENPNPRPKHDRPTEDTEQTGPLAKSLIDYSTVPSQLTEKTGPGSRMRAAEGVPSLGYFNEDYHKDFSNMLGEVALPRVAGVPPPVPPTLTSNYKTPYDAAYYYYGTRNPLEPNLHCNHNGLPEGVQQSGNFHSPLGPSGRTEANDQRKSSPLDAGELFVDKDKQRRQRALNYQEALIQQIKEKEERKRREKEEKERYDAKIEAEMKAFNPWGRSGGGAPIKDQNGNLVSDLNHMHRINEESYRGPVSRNSGQTQSFLTGDGLSPGDETRAPTSHRLSGFNSQPTTEQLRMQDRYKEDLRQQIEENKRKQEEERERMRIMEEKDEKRVANERAHIKRQFEEEQRKQRKVQEEEEKKVWQEQKIEKTVPQSVRDRQEKREQLPRVPSPPIPTLQRKQTHLVASRPPSVVSQFSSRTERSVSAPQYRPVPVKLPQLQDGQQEVIRELSALRRYLRKEQRQLEVQLGQTDPQESHFSLPNRPRRRPKVDAFELASKQAAQPSTQIPSSLAAHVNMQNIREFNQLKCRDTESREEVRYMYPDPPADAQGLDIQQQALLREQQRKITLMKREKEHDFLDQQLSHHHSRSKPGQHIHRDSILPSESNFIDVYSGDACEECVTEQRPPQASAEHRERTARRRRRDHAVRC from the exons ATGCCTCCAGCATCAGCAGGACAAGGAATATGCCCTAATCCAGACAGAG GTTTGGGCCTAAATTTGCTGTTGGGAACCAACTATGAAAGGAAGAAGAATAAACTTAACCAGGACCTTCAACTTGACTACAAACATTATGTTGCCACG AAAAAGGATCTGAAAACTACTGAACCTCATCCACAACCCCAGGGCCTCTCTCTACCTATTGATGACAAGAGATCcgttcag gacaaactgagagaggagagaaataaagaataCAACCTCTTCCTACAAGAACAAGCTCAAATCAGAAAGTTTAAGAGGGGAACACTTCCCATCACTTTAAAG CCTGGACAGATTCAAAGTTCAGACACCGTCTTCAACACTTATCCAAACGCACACTCTCCTCTGAGGGAGCCCCCTGCATCCAGGAGAGATGCTGCCACTCTGACTGAGGCAGCAGATGATGGAAAAAGGACGTCGACCTGGGGTCCAGGACATCGGGGACGAAGACGTTGGCAACTCTATAGGCGAAGGGAGCCCTATAGCTCTGAGGAGGAGCTAAgcacagacagggaggaggagttCGAGCTTAGGCATAGGAGGAAACAAGACAGACACACCCCAGAGCCTGAGTACAAAGAGGGGAGGAAATCCAGACAACACAGAGCTAACAG GACTCCTCAGGACATGATGGAGGTGGAGGCCCCTGATGTTCATGATCAGAACAACAATGTCGAGAACAACAAGTCAGA TCTGAAAATGCCAGACAGCATGAAGATGGCTGCCAGATCAAGACCTGCTACCAGCAAGGATAAAACAGAGTTTGCTACTGGACTAATCATTG GAGCAAAAGAAGAGTCGACAGCCTCTCAGATGAGAAAAGAACAGTATAAGCAAGAGCTGCTGAAACAAATAGCTGAACAGCAAAGAAACAAGATCAG agagAAGAAATTTGAACTAAGGGTTGCTGCCACTGGAGCCACAGACCCTGAAAAAGAG CCTGACCGAATTAAGCAGTTTGGGGCtgtaaaacaacagtttgacagCTGGAGACGAGATGTCCCATACAAGCCCGGAATAGATCTGGAGGCTGTAGAAGAGAATCCAAATCCAAGGCCTAAACATGACAGACCCACTGAGGACACAGAACAGACAGGCCCCCTAGCAAAGTCCCTCATCGACTACAGTACAGTTCCCAGTCAACTGACAGAGAAGACAGGACCTGGCTCCAGAATGAGAGCAGCAGAAGGTGTCCCCTCGCTGGGCTATTTTAATGAAGACTACCACAAGGACTTCTCGAACATGCTAGGAGAAGTGGCCCTCCCGAG gGTTGCTGgtgttcctcctcctgttcctcccaCTCTAACTAGTAATTACAAGACTCCATATGATGCAGCTTATTACTATTATGGAACCAGGAATCCATTAGAGCCCAATCTTCATTGCAATCACA ATGGTCTGCCTGAAGGGGTGCAGCAGTCTGGGAATTTCCACAGTCCTCTCGGACCCAGTGGCCGCACTGA GGCAAATGATCAGCGCAAATCGTCTCCCCTGGATGCTGGAGAGCTTTTTGTtgacaaagacaagcagaggagacagagagcacTGAACTATCAAGAAGCTCTCATACAGCAG atcaaagaaaaagaagagcgcaaaagaagagagaaagaagagaaggagcgATATGATGCCAAGATAGAGGCTGAGATGAAGGCGTTCAACCCCTGGGGGAGAAGTGGGGGAGGTGCTCCAATTAAAGACCAAAACGGCAACCTTGTCA GTGACCTGAATCATATGCACAGGATCAACGAGGAGTCATACAGGGGTCCTGTGTCTAGGAATAGTGGACAGACACAAAGCTTTTTGACAGGGGATGGACTTAGTCCTGGAGATGAGACCAGAGCTCCCACTTCCCATCGATTATCAG GTTTCAATAGTCAGCCAACTACAGAGCAGCTCCGCATGCAGGACAGATACAAAGAAGACCTCAGACAGCAG ATAGAGGAAAACAAGCgaaagcaggaagaggaaagagaacgAATGAGGATTATGGAGGAAAAAGATGAGAAGAGGGTGGCCAATGAAAGGGCTCACATCAAGCGCCAATTTGAGGAGGAACAAAGGAAGCAAAGGAAGGTTCAG gaggaggaggaaaagaaggtgTGGCAGGAACAAAAGATTGAGAAGACGGTGCCTCAgagtgtgagagacagacaggagaaaagggaGCAGTTGCCT AGAGTGCCGTCTCCTCCCATCCCAACCTTGCAGAGGAAACAGACACATCTCGTGGCATCCAGACCTCCCTCGGTTGTGAGCCAATTTTCCTCCAGGACT GAGCGGTCTGTGTCAGCACCACAGTACCGACCAGTCCCCGTGAAATTACCTCAGCTACAAG ATGGTCAGCAGGAAGTGATCAGAGAGCTGTCGGCCCTCCGTAGATACCTGAGGAAAGAGCAGAGACAGTTGGAGGTTCAGTTGGGCCAAACCGATCCACAGGAGAGTCACTTCAGTCTCCCCAACAG gCCCAGAAGACGACCCAAAGTGGATGCCTTTGAACTGGCGAGCAAGCAAGCTGCTCAGCCATCAACCCAGATTCCCTCCTCCTTGGCTGCACATGTTAATATGCAAAATATCAGGGAGTTCAATCAGCTGAAATGCAGAG ACACAGAATCCCGTGAGGAGGTGCGTTACATGTACCCCGACCCTCCTGCTGACGCGCAAGGTCTGGACATCCAACAGCAGGCACTTCTTCGTGAACAACAACGCAAAATCACGCtcatgaagagagagaaagagcatg ACTTTTTGGACCAGCAGCTGAGCCACCATCATTCT AGGAGCAAACCTGGACAGCACATCCACAGAGACTCCATATTGCCTTCTGAGAGTAATTTCATTG ATGTTTACAGTGGTGATGCATGCGAAGAGTGTGTTACAGAGCAGAGACCCCCTCAGGCCTCAGCAGAGCACCGGGAGAGGACAGCCCGACGGAGGAGACGTGACCATGCTGTACGGTGCTGA
- the LOC124049543 gene encoding centrosome and spindle pole-associated protein 1 isoform X3: MPPASAGQGICPNPDRGLGLNLLLGTNYERKKNKLNQDLQLDYKHYVATKKDLKTTEPHPQPQGLSLPIDDKRSVQDKLREERNKEYNLFLQEQAQIRKFKRGTLPITLKPGQIQSSDTVFNTYPNAHSPLREPPASRRDAATLTEAADDGKRTSTWGPGHRGRRRWQLYRRREPYSSEEELSTDREEEFELRHRRKQDRHTPEPEYKEGRKSRQHRANRTPQDMMEVEAPDVHDQNNNVENNKSDLKMPDSMKMAARSRPATSKDKTEFATGLIIGAKEESTASQMRKEQYKQELLKQIAEQQRNKIREKKFELRVAATGATDPEKEPDRIKQFGAVKQQFDSWRRDVPYKPGIDLEAVEENPNPRPKHDRPTEDTEQTGPLAKSLIDYSTVPSQLTEKTGPGSRMRAAEGVPSLGYFNEDYHKDFSNMLGEVALPRVAGVPPPVPPTLTSNYKTPYDAAYYYYGTRNPLEPNLHCNHNGLPEGVQQSGNFHSPLGPSGRTEANDQRKSSPLDAGELFVDKDKQRRQRALNYQEALIQQIKEKEERKRREKEEKERYDAKIEAEMKAFNPWGRSGGGAPIKDQNGNLVSDLNHMHRINEESYRGPVSRNSGQTQSFLTGDGLSPGDETRAPTSHRLSGFNSQPTTEQLRMQDRYKEDLRQQIEENKRKQEEERERMRIMEEKDEKRVANERAHIKRQFEEEQRKQRKVQEEEEKKVWQEQKIEKTVPQSVRDRQEKREQLPRVPSPPIPTLQRKQTHLVASRPPSVVSQFSSRTERSVSAPQYRPVPVKLPQLQDGQQEVIRELSALRRYLRKEQRQLEVQLGQTDPQESHFSLPNRPRRRPKVDAFELASKQAAQPSTQIPSSLAAHVNMQNIREFNQLKCRDTESREEVRYMYPDPPADAQGLDIQQQALLREQQRKITLMKREKEHDFLDQQLSHHHSRSKPGQHIHRDSILPSESNFIEQRPPQASAEHRERTARRRRRDHAVRC, translated from the exons ATGCCTCCAGCATCAGCAGGACAAGGAATATGCCCTAATCCAGACAGAG GTTTGGGCCTAAATTTGCTGTTGGGAACCAACTATGAAAGGAAGAAGAATAAACTTAACCAGGACCTTCAACTTGACTACAAACATTATGTTGCCACG AAAAAGGATCTGAAAACTACTGAACCTCATCCACAACCCCAGGGCCTCTCTCTACCTATTGATGACAAGAGATCcgttcag gacaaactgagagaggagagaaataaagaataCAACCTCTTCCTACAAGAACAAGCTCAAATCAGAAAGTTTAAGAGGGGAACACTTCCCATCACTTTAAAG CCTGGACAGATTCAAAGTTCAGACACCGTCTTCAACACTTATCCAAACGCACACTCTCCTCTGAGGGAGCCCCCTGCATCCAGGAGAGATGCTGCCACTCTGACTGAGGCAGCAGATGATGGAAAAAGGACGTCGACCTGGGGTCCAGGACATCGGGGACGAAGACGTTGGCAACTCTATAGGCGAAGGGAGCCCTATAGCTCTGAGGAGGAGCTAAgcacagacagggaggaggagttCGAGCTTAGGCATAGGAGGAAACAAGACAGACACACCCCAGAGCCTGAGTACAAAGAGGGGAGGAAATCCAGACAACACAGAGCTAACAG GACTCCTCAGGACATGATGGAGGTGGAGGCCCCTGATGTTCATGATCAGAACAACAATGTCGAGAACAACAAGTCAGA TCTGAAAATGCCAGACAGCATGAAGATGGCTGCCAGATCAAGACCTGCTACCAGCAAGGATAAAACAGAGTTTGCTACTGGACTAATCATTG GAGCAAAAGAAGAGTCGACAGCCTCTCAGATGAGAAAAGAACAGTATAAGCAAGAGCTGCTGAAACAAATAGCTGAACAGCAAAGAAACAAGATCAG agagAAGAAATTTGAACTAAGGGTTGCTGCCACTGGAGCCACAGACCCTGAAAAAGAG CCTGACCGAATTAAGCAGTTTGGGGCtgtaaaacaacagtttgacagCTGGAGACGAGATGTCCCATACAAGCCCGGAATAGATCTGGAGGCTGTAGAAGAGAATCCAAATCCAAGGCCTAAACATGACAGACCCACTGAGGACACAGAACAGACAGGCCCCCTAGCAAAGTCCCTCATCGACTACAGTACAGTTCCCAGTCAACTGACAGAGAAGACAGGACCTGGCTCCAGAATGAGAGCAGCAGAAGGTGTCCCCTCGCTGGGCTATTTTAATGAAGACTACCACAAGGACTTCTCGAACATGCTAGGAGAAGTGGCCCTCCCGAG gGTTGCTGgtgttcctcctcctgttcctcccaCTCTAACTAGTAATTACAAGACTCCATATGATGCAGCTTATTACTATTATGGAACCAGGAATCCATTAGAGCCCAATCTTCATTGCAATCACA ATGGTCTGCCTGAAGGGGTGCAGCAGTCTGGGAATTTCCACAGTCCTCTCGGACCCAGTGGCCGCACTGA GGCAAATGATCAGCGCAAATCGTCTCCCCTGGATGCTGGAGAGCTTTTTGTtgacaaagacaagcagaggagacagagagcacTGAACTATCAAGAAGCTCTCATACAGCAG atcaaagaaaaagaagagcgcaaaagaagagagaaagaagagaaggagcgATATGATGCCAAGATAGAGGCTGAGATGAAGGCGTTCAACCCCTGGGGGAGAAGTGGGGGAGGTGCTCCAATTAAAGACCAAAACGGCAACCTTGTCA GTGACCTGAATCATATGCACAGGATCAACGAGGAGTCATACAGGGGTCCTGTGTCTAGGAATAGTGGACAGACACAAAGCTTTTTGACAGGGGATGGACTTAGTCCTGGAGATGAGACCAGAGCTCCCACTTCCCATCGATTATCAG GTTTCAATAGTCAGCCAACTACAGAGCAGCTCCGCATGCAGGACAGATACAAAGAAGACCTCAGACAGCAG ATAGAGGAAAACAAGCgaaagcaggaagaggaaagagaacgAATGAGGATTATGGAGGAAAAAGATGAGAAGAGGGTGGCCAATGAAAGGGCTCACATCAAGCGCCAATTTGAGGAGGAACAAAGGAAGCAAAGGAAGGTTCAG gaggaggaggaaaagaaggtgTGGCAGGAACAAAAGATTGAGAAGACGGTGCCTCAgagtgtgagagacagacaggagaaaagggaGCAGTTGCCT AGAGTGCCGTCTCCTCCCATCCCAACCTTGCAGAGGAAACAGACACATCTCGTGGCATCCAGACCTCCCTCGGTTGTGAGCCAATTTTCCTCCAGGACT GAGCGGTCTGTGTCAGCACCACAGTACCGACCAGTCCCCGTGAAATTACCTCAGCTACAAG ATGGTCAGCAGGAAGTGATCAGAGAGCTGTCGGCCCTCCGTAGATACCTGAGGAAAGAGCAGAGACAGTTGGAGGTTCAGTTGGGCCAAACCGATCCACAGGAGAGTCACTTCAGTCTCCCCAACAG gCCCAGAAGACGACCCAAAGTGGATGCCTTTGAACTGGCGAGCAAGCAAGCTGCTCAGCCATCAACCCAGATTCCCTCCTCCTTGGCTGCACATGTTAATATGCAAAATATCAGGGAGTTCAATCAGCTGAAATGCAGAG ACACAGAATCCCGTGAGGAGGTGCGTTACATGTACCCCGACCCTCCTGCTGACGCGCAAGGTCTGGACATCCAACAGCAGGCACTTCTTCGTGAACAACAACGCAAAATCACGCtcatgaagagagagaaagagcatg ACTTTTTGGACCAGCAGCTGAGCCACCATCATTCT AGGAGCAAACCTGGACAGCACATCCACAGAGACTCCATATTGCCTTCTGAGAGTAATTTCATTG AGCAGAGACCCCCTCAGGCCTCAGCAGAGCACCGGGAGAGGACAGCCCGACGGAGGAGACGTGACCATGCTGTACGGTGCTGA
- the LOC124049543 gene encoding centrosome and spindle pole-associated protein 1 isoform X2 yields the protein MPPASAGQGICPNPDRGLGLNLLLGTNYERKKNKLNQDLQLDYKHYVATKKDLKTTEPHPQPQGLSLPIDDKRSVQDKLREERNKEYNLFLQEQAQIRKFKRGTLPITLKIQSSDTVFNTYPNAHSPLREPPASRRDAATLTEAADDGKRTSTWGPGHRGRRRWQLYRRREPYSSEEELSTDREEEFELRHRRKQDRHTPEPEYKEGRKSRQHRANRTPQDMMEVEAPDVHDQNNNVENNKSDLKMPDSMKMAARSRPATSKDKTEFATGLIIGAKEESTASQMRKEQYKQELLKQIAEQQRNKIREKKFELRVAATGATDPEKEPDRIKQFGAVKQQFDSWRRDVPYKPGIDLEAVEENPNPRPKHDRPTEDTEQTGPLAKSLIDYSTVPSQLTEKTGPGSRMRAAEGVPSLGYFNEDYHKDFSNMLGEVALPRVAGVPPPVPPTLTSNYKTPYDAAYYYYGTRNPLEPNLHCNHNGLPEGVQQSGNFHSPLGPSGRTEANDQRKSSPLDAGELFVDKDKQRRQRALNYQEALIQQIKEKEERKRREKEEKERYDAKIEAEMKAFNPWGRSGGGAPIKDQNGNLVSDLNHMHRINEESYRGPVSRNSGQTQSFLTGDGLSPGDETRAPTSHRLSGFNSQPTTEQLRMQDRYKEDLRQQIEENKRKQEEERERMRIMEEKDEKRVANERAHIKRQFEEEQRKQRKVQEEEEKKVWQEQKIEKTVPQSVRDRQEKREQLPRVPSPPIPTLQRKQTHLVASRPPSVVSQFSSRTERSVSAPQYRPVPVKLPQLQDGQQEVIRELSALRRYLRKEQRQLEVQLGQTDPQESHFSLPNRPRRRPKVDAFELASKQAAQPSTQIPSSLAAHVNMQNIREFNQLKCRDTESREEVRYMYPDPPADAQGLDIQQQALLREQQRKITLMKREKEHDFLDQQLSHHHSRSKPGQHIHRDSILPSESNFIDVYSGDACEECVTEQRPPQASAEHRERTARRRRRDHAVRC from the exons ATGCCTCCAGCATCAGCAGGACAAGGAATATGCCCTAATCCAGACAGAG GTTTGGGCCTAAATTTGCTGTTGGGAACCAACTATGAAAGGAAGAAGAATAAACTTAACCAGGACCTTCAACTTGACTACAAACATTATGTTGCCACG AAAAAGGATCTGAAAACTACTGAACCTCATCCACAACCCCAGGGCCTCTCTCTACCTATTGATGACAAGAGATCcgttcag gacaaactgagagaggagagaaataaagaataCAACCTCTTCCTACAAGAACAAGCTCAAATCAGAAAGTTTAAGAGGGGAACACTTCCCATCACTTTAAAG ATTCAAAGTTCAGACACCGTCTTCAACACTTATCCAAACGCACACTCTCCTCTGAGGGAGCCCCCTGCATCCAGGAGAGATGCTGCCACTCTGACTGAGGCAGCAGATGATGGAAAAAGGACGTCGACCTGGGGTCCAGGACATCGGGGACGAAGACGTTGGCAACTCTATAGGCGAAGGGAGCCCTATAGCTCTGAGGAGGAGCTAAgcacagacagggaggaggagttCGAGCTTAGGCATAGGAGGAAACAAGACAGACACACCCCAGAGCCTGAGTACAAAGAGGGGAGGAAATCCAGACAACACAGAGCTAACAG GACTCCTCAGGACATGATGGAGGTGGAGGCCCCTGATGTTCATGATCAGAACAACAATGTCGAGAACAACAAGTCAGA TCTGAAAATGCCAGACAGCATGAAGATGGCTGCCAGATCAAGACCTGCTACCAGCAAGGATAAAACAGAGTTTGCTACTGGACTAATCATTG GAGCAAAAGAAGAGTCGACAGCCTCTCAGATGAGAAAAGAACAGTATAAGCAAGAGCTGCTGAAACAAATAGCTGAACAGCAAAGAAACAAGATCAG agagAAGAAATTTGAACTAAGGGTTGCTGCCACTGGAGCCACAGACCCTGAAAAAGAG CCTGACCGAATTAAGCAGTTTGGGGCtgtaaaacaacagtttgacagCTGGAGACGAGATGTCCCATACAAGCCCGGAATAGATCTGGAGGCTGTAGAAGAGAATCCAAATCCAAGGCCTAAACATGACAGACCCACTGAGGACACAGAACAGACAGGCCCCCTAGCAAAGTCCCTCATCGACTACAGTACAGTTCCCAGTCAACTGACAGAGAAGACAGGACCTGGCTCCAGAATGAGAGCAGCAGAAGGTGTCCCCTCGCTGGGCTATTTTAATGAAGACTACCACAAGGACTTCTCGAACATGCTAGGAGAAGTGGCCCTCCCGAG gGTTGCTGgtgttcctcctcctgttcctcccaCTCTAACTAGTAATTACAAGACTCCATATGATGCAGCTTATTACTATTATGGAACCAGGAATCCATTAGAGCCCAATCTTCATTGCAATCACA ATGGTCTGCCTGAAGGGGTGCAGCAGTCTGGGAATTTCCACAGTCCTCTCGGACCCAGTGGCCGCACTGA GGCAAATGATCAGCGCAAATCGTCTCCCCTGGATGCTGGAGAGCTTTTTGTtgacaaagacaagcagaggagacagagagcacTGAACTATCAAGAAGCTCTCATACAGCAG atcaaagaaaaagaagagcgcaaaagaagagagaaagaagagaaggagcgATATGATGCCAAGATAGAGGCTGAGATGAAGGCGTTCAACCCCTGGGGGAGAAGTGGGGGAGGTGCTCCAATTAAAGACCAAAACGGCAACCTTGTCA GTGACCTGAATCATATGCACAGGATCAACGAGGAGTCATACAGGGGTCCTGTGTCTAGGAATAGTGGACAGACACAAAGCTTTTTGACAGGGGATGGACTTAGTCCTGGAGATGAGACCAGAGCTCCCACTTCCCATCGATTATCAG GTTTCAATAGTCAGCCAACTACAGAGCAGCTCCGCATGCAGGACAGATACAAAGAAGACCTCAGACAGCAG ATAGAGGAAAACAAGCgaaagcaggaagaggaaagagaacgAATGAGGATTATGGAGGAAAAAGATGAGAAGAGGGTGGCCAATGAAAGGGCTCACATCAAGCGCCAATTTGAGGAGGAACAAAGGAAGCAAAGGAAGGTTCAG gaggaggaggaaaagaaggtgTGGCAGGAACAAAAGATTGAGAAGACGGTGCCTCAgagtgtgagagacagacaggagaaaagggaGCAGTTGCCT AGAGTGCCGTCTCCTCCCATCCCAACCTTGCAGAGGAAACAGACACATCTCGTGGCATCCAGACCTCCCTCGGTTGTGAGCCAATTTTCCTCCAGGACT GAGCGGTCTGTGTCAGCACCACAGTACCGACCAGTCCCCGTGAAATTACCTCAGCTACAAG ATGGTCAGCAGGAAGTGATCAGAGAGCTGTCGGCCCTCCGTAGATACCTGAGGAAAGAGCAGAGACAGTTGGAGGTTCAGTTGGGCCAAACCGATCCACAGGAGAGTCACTTCAGTCTCCCCAACAG gCCCAGAAGACGACCCAAAGTGGATGCCTTTGAACTGGCGAGCAAGCAAGCTGCTCAGCCATCAACCCAGATTCCCTCCTCCTTGGCTGCACATGTTAATATGCAAAATATCAGGGAGTTCAATCAGCTGAAATGCAGAG ACACAGAATCCCGTGAGGAGGTGCGTTACATGTACCCCGACCCTCCTGCTGACGCGCAAGGTCTGGACATCCAACAGCAGGCACTTCTTCGTGAACAACAACGCAAAATCACGCtcatgaagagagagaaagagcatg ACTTTTTGGACCAGCAGCTGAGCCACCATCATTCT AGGAGCAAACCTGGACAGCACATCCACAGAGACTCCATATTGCCTTCTGAGAGTAATTTCATTG ATGTTTACAGTGGTGATGCATGCGAAGAGTGTGTTACAGAGCAGAGACCCCCTCAGGCCTCAGCAGAGCACCGGGAGAGGACAGCCCGACGGAGGAGACGTGACCATGCTGTACGGTGCTGA